The window GTTGCTACTGGATATAAAGCAGCGATTGTCCGATTGCATCTAGCATAGATAGAGCAGTACCGCAAATATACGTGCTCATTCTGTGTCAATATGTAGAGCCCCCATGCGAGATGGCGCAGATATTTTTCAGAAGAATACGGATGAGCTTGCCTGCAAATCTTCTAGACCTGCCTTACTCTCCTGGGTCCCTGAGAGTATGGATTGTATACTAGTGGAGAAGACAGCTTTGCTTTACGGCAATTTAACCTTTCATTACTCTCTGTTGCTAATAGAGTAATAGAGCTGAGtcaacgaaaaaaaaaatcaaccAACTTTAAGAGGAATCTTTCCGAAACCACTTTTCTCTAATAACATAGGTGATTCAATGTTGGCTGCAATGGGTAGTGATTAATTCATGTGTTAGAATTTGCGCCTTCACCTACATCCATAATGTTTACCTATACAACGAACTGTTTTGCAGGGGCTCCTTCTGGCTCACGACGCCGTTACTTGTGCTCGTGACGCGAATCTGTTACTTTCCGTTGTAAATTGTAATGTCGCATTAACTAATGATCCATTTCATGCTAGACGAACGGCTagaaaacaaagaataaGCCCTTTTGGTCGCGGGATAGATGCAGCCTTTGAGGGTGCTGGAAATATGAGCGCGCCAAAAGCAACGATTCCGACGGTTCGCATTTCATGTGTATCCAGCAGATGCATAAATTGTATTGATCAGCGCATAGGTATACAATAGCAAAACACCTGATACCTCGCTAAaactcagctgctgctggattaTGTGTGCGCGTGTAGAAGTATGCCAAAGTATTCTGCAGCAAAGAGTACTCTTGGAACAGAATGACATCTGATGTTTGGGAAGCGGAACAGAAGTGCCATGGTTCCAAATAGCgcgaaaaagaagcttacGCCATCCCTAGAGTAATAAAAGCCCTTTTTAGATGTAGACGTTGTAGACTCAAGCAACAGCAAGACCTCGTAAGTATGGTGGAAATAATTAGAGGCATTATGATGGAGATGTAATGCGCCGGTTTGTTAAAAAAGTTTGATACACCTGACGACTCAATCGAAATGCAAGGCCGAATATAAGGACTCTCGCAAAGCACGCGTAGTGCTTAGACTTACCGTCAAAATCCACATGAAATCGATTCTACAAGATGCATATCGGGCATAGCACTGCCTTTGATCAACGCTATGGCGTCTCCAAGCCTCAAACTTGGAAAGTAATTGCTTTCAAGTGATAGCAAGTTCAACTGAGTTTTCATGTTGAAAACGATGTGCTGAGCGTCGCTAGCAGCACTTGCGTCGCCTATCCAGCGAGTAACGTGCCCAAGCCGGAATGTCTTTGGTTGTCTCATCTGCGCCATTATTGAGCCATGGATTTAGGCCGTCCGCCATCGATTAAAAATCCCCACCGCGCATGTTACCGTTGTACAATGATCGCCAGAATCAGCCCAATTTCTTCTAGAAAGCGCGTCCGCCAATGAGGAAATGGTTAAATGGTTGGATAACCTCTTGGTAAAAGCAGCGGGCGAGCGATCTTGTACCCCGCCCGTGCCAGGTCGAAAGCCAATCTAGCTCTTTGCTTCGGCTATTCCCGgtcattcttcttgtcgtTGACGTTCTCTGTTATGGCAATCTATTAGtggcaaaagaaagaagatgtatTTGGATGCCATGAGCAGAGCGATTCAAAcaatgagagagaggcaaagtGAGGAAAATTGAAAGGAACTAGACGCCGTCAATAGCCAGTAACTGATAAGAGCGGCTCTTATATCCGCATATGGACGGTTCGCCGGCGAGGCCACACTCGTTATCAGGAATCAAAGAGCTGCTAAAAGGGCCTCGCACCTCACGCAACGATGCTATCACGCAACCGAACCAACCTGCTGCATTTGGGTGCCAGGGGGTCCTTCTTCAATACGCTCAAAGAGTAAATTGAGCAAGGGCAAAAGCTGGGGTAAGCAGCTGCGTCGTCAAAACCGGCAAATCAGCGTTTGTCGCAACCATACCACGCGATTGCGCCAGATGCTCTGCGGTGCCGGTTTGCCGGCTTGTTCTGTCTGGCTAAGGGTAAGAAGTGTGTGGGGGGTCTTGAGCGTGTGGTGTTTGTTATCCTTCTCTTGGACTAACGTTCATAACGACGGTTGAAAGAGAGGCGACAATATTGTTGGCTTCTTATCGTTGCTCATTTTTGCATCCAAATGGTATGTCTCCATAGGCATAGGCATACGTAGGTGCTTATATCCAAACGCAGCAGGATCATCCAGGTGGGTAAACGACAGTACGAGGCATGCTGTTCGTTCTagctctctttcatcttgaTCTCACCCCCTCAACCGTTGGTACCACTCGTGGCTTGCTTTCTGCCCTGGATGCGGCGTCGTAGTTATCTCGAATCGTTCGGAGCATTGCATATGTTTATTTTAAAGTTGTGAAACCCGCGAGGCTTGAAAAATACCCAGCGGAGGATGCAGATGTAGAAGAGGGGGAAGGTTACATGTGTTGCCCAAACCCAAGGACCTGTTAGTAAGTGCAGCTCACCAACAAGAGAGGCAGTCTTGGCAGACACAAACGGCCAAATAATCACCTCCCAACCGTATCGAAATAAACCCGGCAATATTGGACTATTTGGGAACTTTTGTCTCAGGCGTGGTCTAGCTTCGGCGGATGATCCCCTGACTCGCCAACATTATCCAATGCTGGAGGCGTATTGCCTCGCGCTCgcaaggagatgatgggaaaTCGATCCCTAGGTTGCACATGTTATGTTCCACCCTGGAACATGCACTTTATTGCGGGTGGGACTAGGGTGGATGGCTCGCATCTGCTCGCGTATGGTTGTGTGCGAGTAGGTTGGTGGTCTGCTCTGTGGTAGATAAGAATGggctgcatcgccatcttcattgctCGCCAGTCGCGAGGTGAGGGATGCCTTCGACAtaatctgctgcagctgaacCTTGTGTTGCTTTGGAAAGAGTCGTCTGGACCATAATATCCAAGATGAGTATGTATTGCCTAAGCTCTCTGTGAATTCATCGCGGTTACTCACCACTCCATATAGATGCAGACCACGTTGCCGATGGTCCCACGCATGTGCATGGCACCGTGGAGATCCTCTCTGGCGCCGCCCCGATCGAAAGCGAAGACATTGGTGCCGCTCTTGATAGACTGCACGATGACACAGAAAAGGTCTCGCTGGATGTTGATGGGAGAGAGCCAacagaggaagaaaaggtcaCTCTTCGAAAGGTCGCCGGTAGCATCCCATGGATCTCCTGGGTGCTCTGTGTTGCCGAGGTTGCTGAACGCGCAAGTTACTATGGCGCCAGCCAGGTATTCAACGATTATATGCAGTTTCCTCTTCCTGAGGGCGGCAATGGAAGCGGTGCCGTTCCCAAGAGCGACCCCAATGGCCATGCGGGCGCGTTGTAAGTGAAACACAATGTCCATAGTCTTGTAACCAGAACTCCAAGAGTAACCGTCGTCTTTGCTCATCTAGGAACCAAGGCCTTCAGTTTGCTTCGGCGTTTAGCACCCTGTTCACGTTTCTAGCCTATGTCTTCCCCATCCTGGGCGCCTATATCGCTGATACACGTCTCGGACGCTTGTAAGTAATAACACCGAAATGAGAAGGTATCCGATCTCGAGCGTAACAAAGATGCTAATGTGCCGGCCAATCTAGCAAGACAATCATCCTCGGCGTTGTCATCGGCGCTGTTGCCCATGTAATCATGATTGGTGGAGCTGCTCCGTCTCTTCTCAAGGCCGGCAAAGGCGTCGCGCCCTTTATCGTATCATTTTTCACCTTGGCCATCGGAGCCGGCATCTTCAAGCCCAACGTGGCACCAATCGTTGTTGACCAATATAAAGATCAGCGACAGCTGATCAAGACGCTCAAGTCTGGGGAAAAGGTTATTGTTGATCCGGAAACGACGATCCAGAGAGTGTTGATAATCTTCTACGCCGCGGTCAACGTCGgtgccttcttcgccattgCGACCACGTACACTGAGAAATATGTTGGCTTCTGGCTCTCTTTCCTCCTGCCGGGTATCGTCTATTTCCTGTTGCCTTTCCTCTTGCTGAGCGTCTACAAGAAGATCATCAATAAGAAGCCTCAAGGATCTGAGCTGGTCAACTTCTTCAAAATCATTTGGGCCAGCCTCAAATTCAATAAATTTCAGGTTTGGAAGAAGGACTTTTGGTCAGCAGCCACTCCGACCAAGCTGTCAGAGCGAGGGGTTCAAGTAGGATGGACGGATCGAGCCGTGTTGGACGTGCAGCGTACCATGGAAGCCTGCGTTGTCTTCCTCTATTTCCCCATCTATAATATCAACGACGGAGGTGTTGGTGCTGTTCAGTCGAACCAGGGCGCATCCATGACGAACAATGGCGCACCGACCGATTTGCTTGGTAACTTCAATCctctcgtcatcatcgccgtcgcGCCAGTCCTTTCTCACGGCTTGTATCCTCTCTTGGCCAGATATGGCATCAAGTTTGGTCCCATCCGCCGCATGACGTTTGGCTTCATGCTCGCAGCAATCTCCGGTGCCATTGGTGCCATCGTCCAGTGGAGGGTTTATGAGACGAGCCCCTGTGGTTACCAGGCCAGCACATGCGACGACGTGTCTCCCATCAACATCTGGTGGCAGATTCCCAACGTTGCTCTCGGTGCCATTTCCGAACTCTTCTGCAACGTCACGGCATACGAGTTGGCATACTCGCGCTCTCCGCCTCATCTCAAGTCTGTc is drawn from Trichoderma atroviride chromosome 7, complete sequence and contains these coding sequences:
- a CDS encoding uncharacterized protein (TransMembrane:7 (o15-33i72-93o99-121i265-285o305-329i341-364o370-389i)), with the translated sequence MIGGAAPSLLKAGKGVAPFIVSFFTLAIGAGIFKPNVAPIVVDQYKDQRQLIKTLKSGEKVIVDPETTIQRVLIIFYAAVNVGAFFAIATTYTEKYVGFWLSFLLPGIVYFLLPFLLLSVYKKIINKKPQGSELVNFFKIIWASLKFNKFQVWKKDFWSAATPTKLSERGVQVGWTDRAVLDVQRTMEACVVFLYFPIYNINDGGVGAVQSNQGASMTNNGAPTDLLGNFNPLVIIAVAPVLSHGLYPLLARYGIKFGPIRRMTFGFMLAAISGAIGAIVQWRVYETSPCGYQASTCDDVSPINIWWQIPNVALGAISELFCNVTAYELAYSRSPPHLKSVVFALFLFTTALSSALGEVLIPAIDDPHLIWVWGGPAIALFVQTIVFWIRHHKLDDDVYMLEQETPTHSQAQLTHSETVEETAVRDVEKA